The Tolypothrix sp. NIES-4075 DNA window ATTGTTCAATTTGGTTTAGAATGTAGTGGAAAAATTACCGCATTGGGAGCAGGAGTTACAGATTGGAAAATTGGAGATGAAGTCATTACTTTTGGCTCTTCATGCTTTAGTAAATTTATCACCACTCCTGCCAATTTAGTAGCACTAAAACCCCCGCATCTCACTTTAGAAGAAGCGGCAACAATTCCAGTTTCTTTTGCCACAGCTTACTATTCCCTCATCAAAGCGGGTAGGCTTTGTCAGGGTGAAAGTGTTCTCATCCACTCAGCAGCAGGTGGAGTGGGTATGGCTGCGGTACAAATTGCTCAGTGGGTGAAAGCAGAAATTTTTGCGACAGCAGGGAACGATGAAAAACGCGAGTTTTTACGTTCCCAAGGTATTAAGCATGTGATGAATTCTCGGTCTGTAGATTTTGCTGAAGAAGTGATAAAACTGACTGATGGCAAAGGGGTAGATGTAGTTTTAAACTCATTAGGAGGGGAATTTATATCTAAAAGTCTTGCAGTTTTGGCACGTCATGGACGTTTTTTAGAAATTGGTCAGCGAGATATCCTTAACAACAGTCAATTGGGTCTGCGACCTTTTGAGAAATGCTTGTCATTCTTGGCAATTCAAGTTGAACCAAAAGCACCTCATTTCAATACTACCTGGGATGAAGTTATCCAGCAATTTCAAGAGGGAAATTTTCGTCCTTTACCTCATAAAGTGTTTCCAATATCGGAAGTAGCACATGCCTTTGAATACATGACTGGAGGAAAGCATATTGGTAAGATTGTAGTATCGCTCCAAGCTCAAGAAGAATTGAAAACAACAGTTAGTTTTAAATCTAGAGAAACTGTAAATTCTTCCGTGTCTGCTCAAAAAACTGCTTTTCTCAAAGATGGTTTATTACCCGCAGAAGGTATCAAAGCTTTTCAAAGGATTTTAGGTAGTAAACTGCCTCAGGTTGTGGTATCAACGAAAGATTTACTAGCTATAACTCATCATAATTATACTCAGCAAATGCTAGCTTCACAAGAAACCTTGCCAAAGGCTAATCTGCCCCAAGCAACACACTCACGACCCGAATTAAATAATAATTATGTTGCTCCTAAGAATGAAATCGAGCAAACTTTAGCAGGAATTTGGCAGGAAATTCTGGGGATAAAAAATGTAGGAATTCAGGATAACTTCTTTGAACTTGGTGGTGATTCTTTATTAATTGTCCAAATTCGTAACAAACTGCAAGCAGCATTGCCAGTCAATATCTCAACGGCAGACTTATTTGAATATCCCACAATCAGCACCTTAGCAGAATATCTGAGTGGTGAACAAATAGAAGAATCTGTTTCTCAGCAAGTTAGTGAACGTGCCAAGAAAAAAGAAGAAGCGATCGCTGAAAATCGGCAATTAATAGAACAAAGAAGAAAGGCACGTTCATAAAGTAATTGATAGTCGTCTTTAAATATCACAATTTTAATTATGGAAATTCAAGTAGTTGGTGTAATCGGAGCCGGAGTTATGGGTATTGGGGTATCACAAAACCTTGCCCAAACTGGTCATCAAGTAATTCTTTTAGATGTTTCTGAAGAAATTCTCGAACGTGCTAAACAGGCTATTCGGAAAAATATCCGTTTTCAAAGTTTCTTTGGTAAAAATGCAAAAGCAGATAATCCAGAAGATATTCTGCAAAAAATTAAGTTTTCTACGAATTATCAATTTTTGGAAACAGCAGAATTTATTATTGAAAACACAACCGAAAAATGGGATATTAAAAAAGAAGTTTACGCACGCATTGACAATATTTGCCCTCCAGAATCTGTATTTGCTGCCAATACATCGGCAATTTCGATTACTCGCATTGCTTCGGTAACTAAGCGTGCTGATAAAGTTGTGGGTATACATTTTATGAACCCCGTACCCATGAAACCAATGGTAGAAATGATTCGCGGTTATCATACTTCTGATGCAACAATTGCCACAGCACAAAAAATGTTGGCTCAGATGGGGAAAGAATCTATCATTGTGAACGATGCACCCGGTTTTGTGTCTAATAGAGTACTGATGTTAACGATTAACGAAGCAATTTTTTTAGTGCAAGACCAAGTAGCTTCAGCATCAGAGGTCGATAGAATTTTCAAAGGTTGTTTTGGTCATAAAATGGGACCATTGGAAACCGCTGACTTAATTGGTTTAGATACAATTCTCTTTTCTATTGAAGTTTTGTATGAAAGCTTTAATGATAGTAAATACAGACCATCACCTTTACTCAAGAAAATGGTAGATGCTGGGTTGCACGGTCAAAAAAGCGGACAAGGTTTTTATACCTATAATTGAAAATCGAAAATTTGCAGTTCTATATAGTTAACTCACCATGAAAGAAGCTAAAGCGAGAATTAAAACATTTTTATCACAGTATTTTGGCAATCATGAATTACAGGAAGATGAAGATATCTTTTCTCTAGGTTTTATTAATTCTATGTTTGCCATGCAACTAGTTTTATTTATCGAGCAAGAGTTTCAAATAGTTATTGATAACGAAGACCTCGATTTTGAAAACTTTAGAACTATTAATGCTATGGTTTCTTTAATTGAGCGAAAAACTGCTGTGCTTGCAGGTGATTAAGACAAAGTTTTCTAGATTTAGCTAATGCCAGCACTAAAGTGATACAATGCATACCGAACTAACTCCCCAACAAAAAGCATCTCAGGCTGCATTTAGAGCTTTCGTAGATGCAGAAATTATTCCTCATGCCAGTCGATTTGATCGAGAAGAATCTACCCCGAAAAACATAATTGAAAAGTTAGCGAAACGCGGCTTCATGGGTGCTGTATTACCCAAAGAATTCGGAGGTGTTGGTATGGACACGATCACCTTTGGTCTTCTTAACGAAGAAATTGGACGAGGATGTTCTTCACTACGAAGTTTGTTGACAGTTCACTGCATGGTTGCTCATGCTATTTGTAAGTGGGGTAGTAAATCACAAAAAGCATATTGGCTGCCCAAATTAGCATCTGGTGAGGTGATAGCTGCTTTTGCATTAAGTGAACCTAATGTTGGTAGTGATGCTAAAAGTGTAGAAACTACAGCGTCACCTGCTGACGAATCTTATATTTTAAATGGGCAAAAGAAATGGATTACTTATGGACAAATTGCAGATATTTTTTTAGTATTTGCTCAATGTGAAGGTAAACCCTCTGCTTTTTTGGTTGAAAAAAATAGCCCAGGACTTGCAATCAAACCAATTTTTGGAATGTTAGGTGTGAGAGCTTCAATGTTAGCAGAATTGCACTTGCATAACTGCCGAATTTCCCAAGACAATCTTGTCGGTCGGTTAGGTTTTGGTTTTTCTTATGTAGCTGCTTCTGCATTAGATTATGGCAGATATAGTGTAGCCTGCGGTTGCATAGGTATTGCTCAAGCTTGTCTAGAAGCTTGTATTCGATATACAAGTGAACGAAAGCAATTTGGCGTTTATTTGAAAGAACACCAATTAATTCGGCAAATGATCACCGAGATGATTGTTAATGTGAAAGCAGCAAGATTGCTATGCTATCACGCTGGCTATCTCAAAGATATTGGCAATCCTAAATCAATTGTAGAAACTGCGATCGCTAAGTATTATGCATCTACAGTAGCGACTAAAATTGCTAATGATGCCGTACAAATCCACGGTGGCAATGGTTGTAGTAGCGAATATCCTGTCCAAAGATATTTGCGAGACGCAAAAATCATGGAAATCATCGAAGGTAGCACCCAAATTCAACAAATCACCATCGCTGAATCTGGTTATCAAGAGTATTTTCAACTCCTCACAGCGTAAGGATAAAAAAACATGGTAACTGTAAAATTTGAGCAAACACTTAACTTGCAAGACGATCAAAAAACTATCAAGTGTGTAGTTTGGGATCTGGATAACACCCTATGGCATGGTGTGTTGTTAGAAAATGACCGTATTGTTTTGCGAGATGATATAGTTGATATTATCAAAACTTTAGATGAGCGAGGCATCTTACAATCTCTTGCCAGCAAAAATGATGATATTGCAGTCATGAGCAAACTGCAAGAATTGGGATTGCGTGATTACTTTCTCTATCCCCAAATAAATTGGAATTCTAAAGTAGACTCTATCAAAAATATTGCTAAATCAATTAACATTAGTACGGATACAATAGCGTTTATTGACGACCAGGAATTTGAATTAGAAGAAGTTAAATTTTCATTACCTGAAATCCTCTGTATTAATACAGCTAATCTAGAAGGTTTTCTAGATATGCCAGTAATGAATCCTCGTTTTATTACAGAGGATGCAAAAAACAGGCGTCTAATGTATATTAGCGATTTAGAGCGGCAAAAAGCCGAATCAGAATTTGTTGGTTCTTCAGAGGATTTCTTGGCTACTCTGAATATGCATTTCACTATTAGCTCTGCTCAAGAAGAAGATTTGCAGCGAGCTGAAGAGTTAACTATCAGAACTAATCAACTAAATACAACTGGTTACACATATTCCTATGACGAACTTCAGCAGTTTATTCAATCAGCAAACCATAAGTTACTGATTGCAAGTTTAGAAGATAAATATGGCAATTACGGCAAAATCGGTTTAGCTCTTGTAGAATGCCAAGAAAGCCAATGGACGATAAAACTCTTGCTGATGTCTTGCCGTGTCATGTCTAGAGGTGTTGGTACGGTTATGCTCAATTACATCATCAAATTAGCTAAAGAAAATAATGTGCGTCTGCGTGCTGAATTTCTTTTCAATAACCGCAATCGGATGATGTTTATTTCTTATAAATTTGCAGGTTTTAAGGAAGTGGAAAAAATAAAGGATTTGATAATTTTGGAAAATAATTTAATGCGAATTCAACCTTGTCCTGATTATATCAATTTTGAAGTTATTGATTAAGTAGGACTTCCTTCCACAAAATCATGAAAAAACGAACCGCCTTCGCCCTTGGCGTCTCCGAAGGAGAAGGACGCCAAGTGCGCTAAGAAATAAGAGTTGCAGAGAGTTTTTGCGTAAGCACTGTTAATAATTAAAAGATTTATTCTTAATCTGAGATGAATGTAGTTAGCGGGGTAGAGCATTCTTGACGGTAACGAGGGGATTCCTGTTTAATTGATGGAAAAAAGGAGTAAAGTACGTGCATAACCAAGAAAACCAAAATTCTCTCAAAGGTATTGCTGTCATCGGCATGGCTGGTTCTTTTCCAGGAGCTAACAATGTTGAGCGATTTTGGCAGAATTTGTGTAATGGTGTGGAATCAATTTCATTTTTCACAGATGAAGAATTAACAGCTTCAGGTGTAGAACAAACTTTGCTGCAAAATCCTAAATATGTCAAAGCTGGGTTTGTCCTAGAAGACATTGAGATGTTCGATGCCACATTTTTTGGCTTCACACCTAAAGAAGCTGAAATTATGGACCCGCAACACCGTTTTTTTCTTGAGTGTGCTTGGTCAGCGCTGGAAAATGCTGGTTATAATGCAGAAACTTATAAAGGATGGATTGGTGTTTATGCAGGTACTACCTTAAGTGATTATTTACTGAAAAACATTATTTCTAACCCCAATCTTTACCAATCTGTAGGCTATTTCCCAATTATTTCTAGTAATTATCAAGACTTTTTAGCTACAAAAGTTTCTTATAAATTAAATCTCACTGGACCGAGTATTAATGTTAGTACAGCTTGCTCTACCTCATTAGTAGCAGTTCACTCAGCCTGCCAAGGATTACTGAACTACGAATGTGATATGTCACTAGCGGGAGGTGTGGCAATACAAGTTCCCCAAAAACAAGGTTATTTGTATCAAGAAGGGGGGATAGTTTCTCCTGATGGTCATTGTCGTGCTTTTGATAGCAAAGCACAAGGTAGCCCGTTTGGAAATGGCGTAGGTATAGTTGTTCTCAAGAGATTAGAAGATGCTGTTGCGGATGGTGACTGTATCTATGCAGTGATTAAAGGTTCGGCGATTAATAATGACGGCTCATTGAAAGTGAGCTATACAGCACCTAGTATACAGGGTCAGGCAAAAGTTATTGCCGAAGCTCAAGCGATCGCCCAATTTAAACCCGAAACCATCACTTACATCGAAACTCATGGAACTGCTACAGCTTTGGGTGATACAATTGAAATTAACGCCTTAAAAAAAGCATTTTCAGAAACCAAAAAAACAAACTTCTGCGCTATCGGCTCAGTAAAAACCAATGTCAGCCATTTAAATGCCGCAGCAGGTGTGACTGGCTTAATCAAGACCGTCCTAGCACTGAAAAACCAGAAAATCCCGCCCAGCCTGCACTTTCAACAACACAATCCTGAGATAGCCTTTACCGACAGTCCCTTCTACGTCAATACCACCCTCCGTGAATGGCAGACAAAGGGTATTCCTCGCCGCGCTGGAGTCAGTTCCTTTGGTATTGGGGGTACTAATGCCCATGTTGTCTTAGAAGAAGCTCCGCAACTGCAACCCTCTGGAAAATCGCGTCCTTGGCAAGTGCTGATGTTATCTGCCAAAACGAGTACGGCATTGGAACAAGCAACAATTAATTTAGCGGCATATTTCCAGCAGCATCCCGATGCTAATTTGGCTGATGTTGCCTATACATTGCAAGTTGGTCGGCGGACTTTTGAGCATCGGCGTAGTGTGGTTTGTCGAGACATTGCAGATGCAATAGTTGCATTGCAAGATCCTAAACGAGTTCTCACCAGCAATCAACAGATGAGTGAGCAACCTGTAGCTTTTATGTTTACAGGTTTGGGAACTCAATATGTGAATATGGCTGCTGAACTGTACCAAGTTGAGTTGGTATTTCGCGAACAAGTCGATCGCTGTTGTGAATTACTCAAACCTCTTTTAGGTTTGGATCTCAGAGATATCCTCTATCAAGCCCCAGAAAATGGTCAACAACCCAACAATACCCTCAATCTCCGGCAAATGTTGGGACGAGAGCAACAATCCGCTGATGCAGCTACGCAAAAACTGAATCAAACCAGTCTCACTCAACCAGCTATTTTTGTCATCGAGTATGCTCTTGCTCAGATGTGGATGTCCTGGGGAATTCATCCCATCGCTATGATTGGCTACAGCATCGGGGAATATGTAGCAGCAACGATTGCAGAGGTCTTGTCTTTAGAAGACGCTCTAACTCTGGTGGGGAGTAGAGCGCAAATGATTCAACAACTACCAAGTGGAGCGATGTTGGCTGTACCTCTTTCAGCCGCAGAGGTACGTCCCTTCCTCAACGAAAACCTTTCCTTATCAGCCATCAACGGAGCAAAACTTTGTGCGATCGCTGGGGATACAAACGCTGTGGATGAATTGGCTTCCCACTTAGGCAAAGCGGGTTTGGCATGTCGGCGATTGCAGACTTCTCATGCTTTTCATTCTTACATGATGGAGCCAATTGCCGAAACATTTACCGCACTGACAAAAACTATCAAACTGCAACCGCCGAAAATTCCCTATGTGTCCAACGTTACGGGGACTTGGATTACAGCCGCTCAAGCCACCGATCCGAGCTACTGGACAAAGCATTTGTGTCAAACTGTAAACTTTGCCGATGGGGTCGAGCAGTTGTGGAAAAAACACAACCCAATTTTATTGGAAGTCGGAGCGGGACAGACGTTGAGCAGTTTAGCACAATTGTGTTTAGGCGATCGCCTCACAGATAAAGTCATTTTGCCCTCCCTCCGCGATGCTTATAATCAACAGTCAGATTTAGCATTTTTGCTCAACACCATCGGTCAGCTATGGCTCTGCGGAGTCCAGATAGATTGGCTAGCATTTTATACCCATGAGCGTCGTTATCGCCTTCCCCTACCGACATATCCTTTTGAGCGTCAGCGTTATTGGATTGAACCACAAAAAAATACCCAAAATATCAACCTCAATTCCGAAGTATCAGCACAAAAATTAGACATTGCTGACTGGTTCTACATTCCTGCTTGGAAACAAGCCGATTTACCTAACTCATTTAAATCTAATAAATTAAGCCTTCAGAAACAATGCTGGTTAATATTTGTTGATTCTTGCGGTGTCGGCTTTCAAATTGTAGAACAATTAGAACACGAACATCAAGATGTTATCGTTGTCCAAATTGGAGAAAAGTTTAACAAGATAAACGAGCAAAAATACACGATTAACCCACAAAATCAAGATGATTATAATGCCTTAATTCAAGATATCTGTGCTTTCAATAAAATTCCCGCAGTTATCGCTCATTTATGGAATATCACACCGCAGCAAAATATATCTTCCCGACTTGAATACTTTGACCAAACTCAAGAACTTGGTTTCTACAGTCTACTGTTTTTGGCACAAGCTCTAGGAGAACAAAATCTAAGCAATTCTTTGAGTATCTGTGTGATATCGAATAACACACAAGCATTACTTGGCGAAGAAGAATTATGTCCAGAAAAAGCAACAATTTTCGGACCATGTAAAGTTATTTCCCAGGAATATACAAATATTACCTGTCGTAGTGTTGATATTACTTTGCCAGAAGTGGATACTAAGCAATGGCGGCAAATGATAAATCAACTGCTACTAGAAATAACTACAGAAACATCTGAGCCAACTATCGCTTATCGCGGAAATCATCGCTGGATACAGTACTTTGAAAAATTGCCTATCAACGAGCAAAAATTTACAACTCATTTGCGTGAAACAGGAGTCTATCTCATCACTGGTGGATTAGGAAAACTGGGACTAACAGTTGCAGAGTACTTAGCCAAAGCTGTAAGAGCCAAACTTGTGCTTATTGGACGTACAAAATTACCGCCAAAAGATGAATGGGAGCAATGGTTATCAAGTCATGATGATGATAATCCAATTAGTATCAAGCTGAAAAAAGTCCAAACTTTAGAGAAATTAGGTGCAGAAGTTCTGACAATTGAGGCAAATGTTGCTGATTTAGAGCAAATGCAAAAAATGGTGAATCAAGTAGGCGATCGCTTTGGCAAAATTCATGGAGTCATTCATGCGGCTGGCTCTGCGGGTGCAAGTTTTATGCAAGCGAAAAGTCGAGAAACAGTTGGTACTGTTTTTCAGCCGAAAGTCAAAGGCACAATAGTATTAAATACTGTATTGCAAGATGTGAACCCAGATTTTTTAATTTTGTTTTCCTCAATTTCTTCAATTACAGGCGGGTTTGGTCAGGTAGATTACTGTGCAGCTAGTAACTTTCTTGATACCTTTGCCCATTACAATTCTTCTAGGCAAGAAATGCTCACAATTTCCATAAACTGGGATATGTGGCAAGAAAATAACTTGCAAGATGAATTGATGGCAAACTATGGAACAGAAGTATTAGCTAAATTCCAAAAATTTCGCGCCCAATATGGGATAAACTCCCAAGAAGGTGTACAAGCATTAGACCAGATTTTATCTCAGACATTTCCGCAAATAGTTGTCTCAACCCAAAGCTTGCAATATCGCATTGAACATGCTAACGAGCAATTTGTCAAATTACTCGAAAATCTAGAAAATCATGCTTTCCCATCAACACACCAAAGACCTAATTTAAAAACTGCTTATGTAGCTCCTAGCAATGAAGTAGAGCAGAGAATTGCTGATAAATTTTCCGAGTTACTGGGCATTAATTTAGTAGGTATTTATGATAGTTTCTTTGATTTAGGCGGAAATTCTTTGATGGCAATTCAACTAATTTCTCGGCTTAATCAAGACTTTCAAATAGAAATATCCATCCATTCCTTATTTCAATCACCCTATGTAGCTGAATTAGCTTTGATTATTGAAGAAATTATCATCAGGGAGTTACAAGAGTTACCTGAAGATCAAGTTCAGCCGCTTGTACCAGCTATTTCTTAATAGACAATAGAAAACATTAAATATCATGTCTTTAGAGGAAAAAATCACCAAACTTAAATCTCAGCTTTCTCCAGAAAAACAGCAACTTCTCGAAAAACGTTTACGAGTAGCAAAACCTAGTTTTGCGTGTGATGCCCCAGATTTACAGCCAGAAATTGTTACCAAATTAAACTTGAGTGTCAGCAAAAACTGGGTTTTAGATGAACACAGAATTATGGGCAAAGCCACTCTTCCGGGAACTGCCTATTTAGAAATAGCAAGAACCGCTTGTGAAAATTATTTTCCTAACTGTGTTATCTCTCTTAAAGAAGTCTATTTCTTTATGCCCTTAATCGTAGAAGATTGGGAAGAAAAAGAAGTTCGTACTATCCTGAAAAAACAACAATATGGCTTTGAATTTTTGATTGTCAGTAACTCAAATTTAGATTCAGACTCATGGATAGAACATACTAAAGGAAAAATTACTTGTGAAGAATTATCGCCACCAATCAAACATGAAATATCTCAAATTGAGTCCAACTTAAATCAAGATAATATAGTAATTGTCCAAAAAACTTTTCAATCAGAGATGATGGAATGGGGGGCAAGATGGAGCAACTGCAAATGGATAAAACTTGGCGAAAATCAAGGATTAGCACGCTTGGAGTTGCCAGAAGCATTTACTGATGATTGTAAAACCTATAAATTACATCCTGCTTTATTAGACTCAGCAACCGGCTTCTTGACTGTTAATTTCCAACAAGCAGGACCTTTTTTACCATTTTCATATAAAAGCTTGAAAATAAAAGGTAATTTGCCATCGAAACTATATAGCTACATCAAAGTCATCGGGAATAATCAGTCACAAACAGAAACCCTCACCTTCAATGTCACCATCATGGATGACCAGGGAACAGAACTAGTTGAAATTGAAGAATATACGCTACGAAAGTTTAGAACCCAGCAATTATTTCTTTAGTCTGCATTCATTTTTATAAAATCACAATGGACATCAATAAAGCAAAAATATTAGACCAAAAATCTCAGCTTTCACCTGCAAAACGAGAACTACTAGAAAAGCGCTTGCGGCGTGAAACTCAGTCTGATGCTCAATTAACACTGATTCCTCGACGTTCTCAGGCTAGTTCCGCACCTTTGTCCTTTGGACAGCAACAGCTTTGGTTTATTGACAAATTACAGCCAGGAAATTCCGCCTACAATGAGTCCTTAGCTATTCGCTTGACCGGTACGCTCAATGCGATCGCCTTAGAGCAAAGCTTAAATGAAATCGTGCGTCGTCACGAAATCTTACGCACCACTTTTACGATGGTGGCACAACCGATGCAAGCGATCGCCCCAAGTTTGAATATTGCCCTACCATTAGTCGATCTGCGATTGCTTCCTCCCCAAGAACAGGAAATCGAAGTTAAAAAACTAGCCTCCGAGGAAGTCGCAAAGCCTTTTGATTTATCCCAAGGACCTTTATGGCGATGCACTTTGTTGCAATTGGGCGCAGAAGAACACATATTACTATTAACCATTCACCATATTGTTTTTGATGGTTGGTCAGTAGGGATTATTTTCCGAGAACTTTCGGAGTTCTACACAGCCTTCACCACTGGCAAGTCCCCATCACTCCCAGAGTT harbors:
- a CDS encoding zinc-binding dehydrogenase, with amino-acid sequence MNISPPHSITSENNFRLNISSPGSLDSLTFESTTRQQPGLGEVEIEVAAVGLNFKEVLIALGLVPVPKDFIVQFGLECSGKITALGAGVTDWKIGDEVITFGSSCFSKFITTPANLVALKPPHLTLEEAATIPVSFATAYYSLIKAGRLCQGESVLIHSAAGGVGMAAVQIAQWVKAEIFATAGNDEKREFLRSQGIKHVMNSRSVDFAEEVIKLTDGKGVDVVLNSLGGEFISKSLAVLARHGRFLEIGQRDILNNSQLGLRPFEKCLSFLAIQVEPKAPHFNTTWDEVIQQFQEGNFRPLPHKVFPISEVAHAFEYMTGGKHIGKIVVSLQAQEELKTTVSFKSRETVNSSVSAQKTAFLKDGLLPAEGIKAFQRILGSKLPQVVVSTKDLLAITHHNYTQQMLASQETLPKANLPQATHSRPELNNNYVAPKNEIEQTLAGIWQEILGIKNVGIQDNFFELGGDSLLIVQIRNKLQAALPVNISTADLFEYPTISTLAEYLSGEQIEESVSQQVSERAKKKEEAIAENRQLIEQRRKARS
- a CDS encoding 3-hydroxyacyl-CoA dehydrogenase family protein, which gives rise to MEIQVVGVIGAGVMGIGVSQNLAQTGHQVILLDVSEEILERAKQAIRKNIRFQSFFGKNAKADNPEDILQKIKFSTNYQFLETAEFIIENTTEKWDIKKEVYARIDNICPPESVFAANTSAISITRIASVTKRADKVVGIHFMNPVPMKPMVEMIRGYHTSDATIATAQKMLAQMGKESIIVNDAPGFVSNRVLMLTINEAIFLVQDQVASASEVDRIFKGCFGHKMGPLETADLIGLDTILFSIEVLYESFNDSKYRPSPLLKKMVDAGLHGQKSGQGFYTYN
- a CDS encoding acyl carrier protein, giving the protein MKEAKARIKTFLSQYFGNHELQEDEDIFSLGFINSMFAMQLVLFIEQEFQIVIDNEDLDFENFRTINAMVSLIERKTAVLAGD
- a CDS encoding acyl-CoA dehydrogenase family protein, producing MHTELTPQQKASQAAFRAFVDAEIIPHASRFDREESTPKNIIEKLAKRGFMGAVLPKEFGGVGMDTITFGLLNEEIGRGCSSLRSLLTVHCMVAHAICKWGSKSQKAYWLPKLASGEVIAAFALSEPNVGSDAKSVETTASPADESYILNGQKKWITYGQIADIFLVFAQCEGKPSAFLVEKNSPGLAIKPIFGMLGVRASMLAELHLHNCRISQDNLVGRLGFGFSYVAASALDYGRYSVACGCIGIAQACLEACIRYTSERKQFGVYLKEHQLIRQMITEMIVNVKAARLLCYHAGYLKDIGNPKSIVETAIAKYYASTVATKIANDAVQIHGGNGCSSEYPVQRYLRDAKIMEIIEGSTQIQQITIAESGYQEYFQLLTA
- a CDS encoding HAD-IIIC family phosphatase, translating into MVTVKFEQTLNLQDDQKTIKCVVWDLDNTLWHGVLLENDRIVLRDDIVDIIKTLDERGILQSLASKNDDIAVMSKLQELGLRDYFLYPQINWNSKVDSIKNIAKSINISTDTIAFIDDQEFELEEVKFSLPEILCINTANLEGFLDMPVMNPRFITEDAKNRRLMYISDLERQKAESEFVGSSEDFLATLNMHFTISSAQEEDLQRAEELTIRTNQLNTTGYTYSYDELQQFIQSANHKLLIASLEDKYGNYGKIGLALVECQESQWTIKLLLMSCRVMSRGVGTVMLNYIIKLAKENNVRLRAEFLFNNRNRMMFISYKFAGFKEVEKIKDLIILENNLMRIQPCPDYINFEVID
- a CDS encoding type I polyketide synthase, with product MHNQENQNSLKGIAVIGMAGSFPGANNVERFWQNLCNGVESISFFTDEELTASGVEQTLLQNPKYVKAGFVLEDIEMFDATFFGFTPKEAEIMDPQHRFFLECAWSALENAGYNAETYKGWIGVYAGTTLSDYLLKNIISNPNLYQSVGYFPIISSNYQDFLATKVSYKLNLTGPSINVSTACSTSLVAVHSACQGLLNYECDMSLAGGVAIQVPQKQGYLYQEGGIVSPDGHCRAFDSKAQGSPFGNGVGIVVLKRLEDAVADGDCIYAVIKGSAINNDGSLKVSYTAPSIQGQAKVIAEAQAIAQFKPETITYIETHGTATALGDTIEINALKKAFSETKKTNFCAIGSVKTNVSHLNAAAGVTGLIKTVLALKNQKIPPSLHFQQHNPEIAFTDSPFYVNTTLREWQTKGIPRRAGVSSFGIGGTNAHVVLEEAPQLQPSGKSRPWQVLMLSAKTSTALEQATINLAAYFQQHPDANLADVAYTLQVGRRTFEHRRSVVCRDIADAIVALQDPKRVLTSNQQMSEQPVAFMFTGLGTQYVNMAAELYQVELVFREQVDRCCELLKPLLGLDLRDILYQAPENGQQPNNTLNLRQMLGREQQSADAATQKLNQTSLTQPAIFVIEYALAQMWMSWGIHPIAMIGYSIGEYVAATIAEVLSLEDALTLVGSRAQMIQQLPSGAMLAVPLSAAEVRPFLNENLSLSAINGAKLCAIAGDTNAVDELASHLGKAGLACRRLQTSHAFHSYMMEPIAETFTALTKTIKLQPPKIPYVSNVTGTWITAAQATDPSYWTKHLCQTVNFADGVEQLWKKHNPILLEVGAGQTLSSLAQLCLGDRLTDKVILPSLRDAYNQQSDLAFLLNTIGQLWLCGVQIDWLAFYTHERRYRLPLPTYPFERQRYWIEPQKNTQNINLNSEVSAQKLDIADWFYIPAWKQADLPNSFKSNKLSLQKQCWLIFVDSCGVGFQIVEQLEHEHQDVIVVQIGEKFNKINEQKYTINPQNQDDYNALIQDICAFNKIPAVIAHLWNITPQQNISSRLEYFDQTQELGFYSLLFLAQALGEQNLSNSLSICVISNNTQALLGEEELCPEKATIFGPCKVISQEYTNITCRSVDITLPEVDTKQWRQMINQLLLEITTETSEPTIAYRGNHRWIQYFEKLPINEQKFTTHLRETGVYLITGGLGKLGLTVAEYLAKAVRAKLVLIGRTKLPPKDEWEQWLSSHDDDNPISIKLKKVQTLEKLGAEVLTIEANVADLEQMQKMVNQVGDRFGKIHGVIHAAGSAGASFMQAKSRETVGTVFQPKVKGTIVLNTVLQDVNPDFLILFSSISSITGGFGQVDYCAASNFLDTFAHYNSSRQEMLTISINWDMWQENNLQDELMANYGTEVLAKFQKFRAQYGINSQEGVQALDQILSQTFPQIVVSTQSLQYRIEHANEQFVKLLENLENHAFPSTHQRPNLKTAYVAPSNEVEQRIADKFSELLGINLVGIYDSFFDLGGNSLMAIQLISRLNQDFQIEISIHSLFQSPYVAELALIIEEIIIRELQELPEDQVQPLVPAIS
- a CDS encoding polyketide synthase dehydratase domain-containing protein; translation: MSLEEKITKLKSQLSPEKQQLLEKRLRVAKPSFACDAPDLQPEIVTKLNLSVSKNWVLDEHRIMGKATLPGTAYLEIARTACENYFPNCVISLKEVYFFMPLIVEDWEEKEVRTILKKQQYGFEFLIVSNSNLDSDSWIEHTKGKITCEELSPPIKHEISQIESNLNQDNIVIVQKTFQSEMMEWGARWSNCKWIKLGENQGLARLELPEAFTDDCKTYKLHPALLDSATGFLTVNFQQAGPFLPFSYKSLKIKGNLPSKLYSYIKVIGNNQSQTETLTFNVTIMDDQGTELVEIEEYTLRKFRTQQLFL